The Labrus mixtus chromosome 21, fLabMix1.1, whole genome shotgun sequence nucleotide sequence ttaattaaaaaaaaaaccatcaaaatGACACATAGCAGACGAGAcagattgaacattttaaattcttCAAACTTCATACATTCTTTAATGAATAAAGCAAACTTTAAGCCTCAGACGTCACCACAGCTCTCAACATGACCGTAACTCTGGGTCACAGAAGGAAGCTCATTAAATGGCAATTCTGCTGACGCGGGAAGTTTTCACACCGGAACAGCTCCAGGTCGAGGGCTTGATGGAGAATGGGTGTTTCCTCAATGACTCCCTTTTACGCATCTTCTCCGGTTGTTGATTTTGGCGCGCGCACATGTGAAAGCAAGTCCAACAGAGGAGCGGTTCAACGCTCAAAATCCCAACTGCGACAGACCTGAGGAAACGGAACATGACCTGTTCTTGTAAAGCGCCACAGCACACATTCAAACTGGACGGATGGGtggaaatatgaaacatttaacacatgAGTAACGCTAAGTAAACAAACTAAAGGACAACTTGGAGCCATACTGGACATCTGAAACTTAGCAtttaggtttatttttatttttataatacaGCTAACAAATGCATTCTTTTTATTAAACAGTCATTTATCATTACCCAGATTGAGCCTGTCCTTGGTGGCCCAGCAGATGCTGTagtgttgaagcagctgttgtaAAAGCTCCCTCTCATCCAGGAACTCAAGGCTCTcaattctgaaaaaaacaaacaaacaaacaaacatataaataaaaattagtccatccattagtgcatgtccataacatcctgtttgtgcatgtgtgtgtatgtatcatgttcaacaacaaaattcatTTTGCCATTTCTTAGATACAGTATGGCTCCATTAGGAAAGAATCCCGAGCTGCCttatgaaacatgttgaaggtAAAAGAGGTTCCAATCATTTAGTAGATTTGTGTTggactaattttttttttttgggggaggAGACACAGATATACAAAAACTATCCTCAGTTGATGCTGAAAGCTGCAGATATCTGGATGCTTCACTTCCAATAATAAGCGCCCCCTTCtttcagatatatatatatatcatatgtgtatatatatatatatatgatatatatgaCAGCAGCTCTAACGCCCCCTAAGGAATCATACATCTGTTCTgtcaggagaagaagaagaatctctAGTGAGGAGTAAAATGAGGATATGTCACTTAACAAGAAAGTATATCGACATAAACCTCTTGCTTTAAATTCTTCAGGGTTAAATTGCGTCCTAATTGCACAGCTGTCATTCAGCCTGCATTACCTTGCCACGTCATCCTGAGGCAGCATACTGTAGACGGTCATCATGTCCAGAGCATCAGCATGCTCCCAGCCCGTCTTCAGGAACCGCTCCTTCTgcaaaattataataataataaaaacaaccaaacaaactaATAAATACAAGACTAAGTAAATACATAAAGCCAGATAATGCATTTCATGTTCctacataaaacaaaaagaattgAAGCACTTAAATGTTTTGCATCAAGCAACAGATGTTTACCTGAGAGTCCAGAGACTGGCAGGCCTCCACTCCTGACAGGGTGCACTGGCGACGCAGCAGGTTTTCGATCATCACCTGGCCAAACCGATCGCTCATGTTTACCTGGGTACACAACAACGTGTTGAGTGAATGAAGGCGTGGGTTCAGCCACATTATTCAATCTTCAGTCAACAACACAAGTTCTGCTTCTCTCTATTCAAAATGTCTTGCATCATAAAAAATTGAAAGATGTTCAAATATGcaacaacaactaaaatgtCATTCACATATTCAgcagagcagaaaataaaacacggCCCTCGGCCATAGGATGTGAGTTCTTGGTGAGTAGTATTTAAAAGAGATGGACTTCAACTgggttgtttgaaaatgttcttcccATTTGATGGAACCCCCTTAAAGGCAATCAAGTATATCCTTTATAAatgtctgagtcatgactgtcgacAATAAGTGAGAAGAGCAAGTCCCACTGACTGAGTTTTTGTcggtgtttacatggacgggacggctgactcctcccctttgtgtataaaagctgtttaaataaagactgaagaaaagaagaacaggTTCACTACtaatttgaatgtcacataagaGCTTTTAGATCAAATgtattctgtgtcaatttacattaAATGAGGAGCTAAGAGCAAACCACaatgtgctaacattagcctgctaacacaacaatgcagaccacaggtgattgcagcacaagacaaggacaattttgtctaccgcttggtgcttaattatggctTTCTGTGAACGCGAGTgaaggggggttggaggtgtgccgctggaggagagcggaggcttcacgATAGCGGAGGTGTTGCCAAACAAGcaatttattttggtttcatgctcgtactcaagggcgacatctactggatcaaaaagttgcacattcttcctttaagactGAAGGCAAGAATTGAAATTGAGAGTGAATACTCTTTAGAAAAAGTAATTAATTTCTCATCAAATGTATTATCCACTACAGCCATGTCATcgtgtttttataaatatacaaaaatcCAAATCGTGTCACTGATAACTAAGCCAACCCCCTTGTTCTTCTTCTGacattttcttgattttgtttttgtttacctgctcGTAGTTGATGAACATGGCGGTGTGGAAGGTTTCTGCTGCCCAGTGAACTATATTGGAGGACTGGGAGGGCGTCATGTAGACCAGCACACACTCTGAGAGGAGCAATGTGGGTAATCTGGGAAGGGAAAAAACAGTAAAGTTAACGACCACAACAGAGGTAGAGAGCACTGGGAGAAACCAAAAGTCTACCAAAGCGCACAAAATCCTTCTTGATTTGATCATTGAACccagaaatgttttataatttatGTTAACTGGACCTAGATACTGTAGTATAGAAACTGTTAAAGAATCTCTAAAGAAGGTAATTATTTTCCACCAAACTTCATTGAAATGAGTTGAGTTTTTGATGAATCTTACTAATTGGGGCACAAAGAGGCAGATAGATTTACAACCTCTATAAAGGGGGATTTGCGTCTCTGGACATCTCCTTCATCCTGAGTTTCTAACTACTTACAGTACAGCATCTGTTAAATTCACACAGAGATATTGGTGCACTTACACTCCAACCTTTAGTGTGAGTAGGCTCAACACAAAGGGTCATGACCCCTGGCTCTGTAACAATTaagactaataaaataaaaaataaaaaatcacatattccaATCCAGCAGGTTCCTGTAAAAGCCGGCCTCACTCTTTGTCAAACTTCCCAGGATAAATGCAGGTTGTACATGTGTGAGTTCCAGGCTGAGGTGATGGAGTCATGCTCACCAAAGAAAACATCCTCAAAAAAAGGATGTCTGTGCCTTCCAACTTCCTTGTATGGGAATGAATCTTTGCcctaacacaaaaaaacaaaccatttctcAACATCgtgaggtctttttttttttttttttttgtcatttacgGTATGTTcaacaatgaaataaaagatcaaaaacCTTCAGAGATGCTCTTTGAACTTGGATCTATCCTCTGTCACCTTTCATGCTACCAGCCTCATAGAAATAGCATATTAGGATGAGCACACTGCCATAGTTCAAGACCAGAGGAGGTTGAGTTCTTGGCAtgcaaaagacacattttgggTGGGGTAGCCTTTGAATTAAGGCCCCAGACGTCAAAATTGATATCTGCATTACAGCAGTGCATACTCTCTCTTATAGTCTCGAGTGAATCTCTTATCTTACGTGACTCGCAGTgagtaaaacacagagatacgCTGCAATTCTTAGATGTCTTAAGAAAGGGCAGAGTGAGAAAGTACACTGGGCTTGTTCCACCAACACACCATTACCATCAGGTTAGCGTTCAATTCCTTCAAAATGTTATtatctgcttaaaaaaaacacgacaagtatgaaataaaatacaaaaaacttaAAGGAGGATGGAAAAAGTGATGTGTTTACATACTCTGGATTGAGCTGGaactttttcagtttttcatccAAACTGGAGATGTCTCTGAGGTCCGCTCCGATGATGCAGTAACGATCTGAATCCAGGCTGTGGGCGTCTGTGCAAAACAATAAATCCATCCATTGTCAGGAAACGGGAAGATCAACTTAACGGATGCtcagaaagatttattttagacCATTTTGTACTGCTGTACATGCTAtgactgttgtttattttggcTTTACCTAGCAGCAGGGCGTCTGTGGAGTGGGTTTCGATGAGGGGTTTGGAGAGGGGCGGTTTTGtcctgggggaaaaaaataaaattacttTGCAtccattttctgcattttcatAGCGTGCAAAATTAATCTTGAATATATTTAATAACTCTACAGATTGGAGTTCTTCCGTCTCTTGCAGAGTTTAGGAATTCCATTTGAACCACTTTGTTTGGAATTCAAACAGTTTTTAATggatctcagtggtttttgtaattgattcaaagtgtttgttgttgttgttgttttaatgtgcttGTAATCTTGACcgcattggaaatgagggaaacctcagtgtcctttAGAGAATATATAAaaggtttgatttgattaataATAGAACAAAATGATTGGggtaaattgtgtttctatttcagtattattatttgtattattgttaTGAATACTAATATTGTTACTCTTATTATCTAACTGCATGTATAAGTATTTGTATTGACTATTTATCACTGTTTATCCATTTCCCTGTCTGTAACACATTGAATTCCCCCGATGAGAGATCAGTGAAGTCACCTGAAAAACGACACACTATACTTTTGTACTGTACAAGTGAAGTTGCTGGTTTATTTCAGGACACTGAGTTTAGAACTGATACAATAGTCCTAAAATGAACCTTAActccacaaaatgtaaaaacatgtttttaacagtTAAATGGTTACAGGTGGGCTACCTTTTATAAAACTATCAGTTCCAATAGTTTCTTCTATATAAAAAATCTCTCATTCTTTATTATAGGGCAAGACAATGAGAGACAGCATGTATATCTAAAACTCTCCATCTTTGTCAGTAGCTTAAAGGAACCACAGATATTTAAACGTACATTTGATTGTATTTCTGGTTGAGGCTGTGTAGAGTACCAAAGGAATAATGACTATGCTACACTTAGTGAGGAGGAAGACACCATCATCTCTTCATCATAGTGTAGAGAGTCTTTGTGCATCCAGTGATTTTTTTACGACTCAGCACTCAAACacgtgatgtgtgtgtgtttgctgactaTTTCTGGACTGAAAATTGCAGTGCTAATAAAGAGCTCAATCTACATACTAGATGTTATTGTGATATGCAAGATTTATAAAATATAACAGACAAAggtaaacatatatatatatatatatatatatatatatgtatacaatATAAAAACCCTCCCAGTGTTCCTCCAACACTTCTACTCATCAGCTCTTAAATTAGACAAACcctttgtctccctctgctggtcacgACCTCACACTGCAGTAACTtaccaaagaagagaaaacagagcctCACAGACTTGTGTTGCTTAACTTACTTTCTTATCGttcatattttaatgttgactACAGCAATCTTTAAATATCATCAGATCTTCAAACTTTTAAAGATAAACTTATTGCTGCTCTGTTTCATGTACGGCAAAAAGTTTGACActattataaaaaacaatgacaatatACATGGTGCATGATAAGAGTGTCTTACttaatattgtgtatttttctggaCACAACTGTTGGGAAGTCAACTTCAAAGAACTTCCTTGGCATGAGGTTTTCAtcctataaaataaaaaaaacatgcaaatacacTTAATCGTCCATTGAATTGTACATTTGCATGAAGATAGTAAGTGTGTATCATAAGCagcttggtaaaaaaaaaaaaatcacaggacCGAAAGACAAGTCAGAGCAAAGGTGAGTCATAGTTAGAGTGTGCTAACCTTTAGTCTCCAAAACGTGGTGTCCAGTCCAGCACCTAGGTTGATTACTTGACAATCACACTCTGCTTTCCTTATAAACGCATCGAGCAGGCGGTTCACTCCTTGAACACGGGCGTAGTAACCtgtcaaatgaaataaacagactgttacatcatctgataataaacagaaaaatggATACTCCTAATAAATTTTTTTGCAATATGGGTCAACAATGTAGCAGCTGAAATACCAACAGATGTAGAAACAAGCAAATATGGAGCTTGACGACTGTAGAAGTTGTGAATATTATGACAATGAGCACAGGACTGACACATCCCTTACTACGCTGTAAATGCCTAAAACACCCTACAGACTGGTGCTGAATGGAAAtgaagattaagatttacttttattgatccccgcaaggggaaatttctgtttttacactctgtaagtcatgaacacacacataggttgaaatatacacacatgcacacaaacaggatcttatggacatgcactaatggagagatgtcagagtgacggagcttcCCACAGTGggcactcctgagctgatggtggggagccttgctcaagggcactttgGCAGTgcacaggaagtgatctggcacctctccagctaccagaccaacttccatatttggtccgcaccgcgacttgagccggcgaccctccagttcccaacccaagtccctacagactggtGCTGAATGGAAATGAATGCTCATTGTCTGTTGTTGATGCTGTGACTTCTACCATGATCTCCCTGaataaggtttaaaaaaaaaaaaagtgacttagAATAATAAGACGGTTTAGGGTTAGAGGATTTCTTACCTCTATTGATTTCAGGCGCCTTCCGTTCCCCTACAGATCTGGCAAAATATTGGATATATGGATCCTTCCAGTAACTTTTACTGGTAGCAAACCTAGAACACAGTTTACAGATTTCACAAGAAAGTGATGTGCATACTTAAAAGTTTCATTTACAAAACCAACCCAAGACCCTGAAATAGGTAAAGGGTTTCTTGGACTTCTGATTGCACAAAGAATGAAGATCCAGCCCTACAGACAGgtggacttttgtttttttttgccttgccCGTTCATACTGTATTGTCTGCAATCTCCACCACAATTAAATATAACATGGGCAGAAGGATGCACACTTCCagttcatttctacttcttctttgttgaaacGCATTATCATGCTACATGCTATACATAATTCATTGAACCCTCATGATTGTTATGTTAATTGATTAAGGTTGCTAACAATCTGTCACCTTTTGCACGTCGTTGCATCGTCACAGGTCGCCCTCACCGCCTCATCGGCAGTGTCCGTGTCAGTAAAAGGTTGCCGGGATGCCATTAACTATCCTATGTTGTCAACACGAAACCTGCAAACTCTGCAGAATGTCGTTCACCTGCTGCTCACTAACAACAACAAGCTAACCCCTGTTAGCTCAATCTGACAGGTAGCTTTATTTAACAAAACGGGGAAGAAGGGCAATAAAACCGTGAGCATAGTCGGGTTGCGTATTCCTTACGTTTACTACATAAACTGcaatttaatgaaaataagCACTTTTAAAAGAGGGAATGTCAATTTTCTAGCTAGGagcaaccatagactgtgaggCGCAACAAGCACGGAGCAAATAGCGTGTAGAGACAGTTCCGACCAGATGGTACTTCCGGGTGAAACCCTTCAGAGTAAAAGTGTCACCGCAAAATGTcttaatttcacaataaaagcaacGGTAGGCTATATGTCAAATATTGACTTGTAACTACATTTTAagtctacctcctcctctcctcctctactccgCACTGAGCtgcacacaggtgtgtttataatGAACACAAACTTTTAATCTGACGTTAACAAGTAGCCTAtttttaaagagtaactaaaccctaaaaccacctTTTTCAACTctaaacctctgtatttgagtattaagtagtgttatggatcaattcaagtccaaatctcgacatttgagtacaaagtattgaaattcgaaatattgtgttagaaatgtgcatagtgtcTGTTAAAGTACAAAAAGATAGGTTGTTGAGATGTCCTACAGAGACTAGCTTAttctaaattacattttttaaatggcatTTTAATTTAACGATAACTCATCCCTCTGATATTTGGCTGGATTCTCAGATattaaaaaagcacattttactcAAACAGTCaagaatgatttttttgtgaGAAATTTTAAGAGAGTGATGGATCTTCAGATAATCGGACGCAGTTTATAGAAAGTTagataagaaagagaaaacatgtcctacttgtgcaagacacttcaGCAGATGTGTGTATATGATCTACAGGGAGGAGAAACCACACAACTGCATAGCCCACTGAAGATAATTTCCAtaaatgtatttagtttttgtGTTGCAAAAGGAGTTGATTTGATGCAAGACCCGTTTCAGACTTTGTCTAACAGCAAAGTCCAACCAATCATTCAATCAATCGCAAAAGTCAGctctaaaaaaacattgcagGATGTTCTTTGTGTACAGTTTCACAGCACAAGGTCAATCTTAACTTTGACATGAAAGCTCACACATGAAAGATATAGAGCAGCATTGACTTTGGATGTGAActactttaaatattttgataGTCAGAAGAGAGATGGATACAAAGTAGGCTATTTGTATGATTTAGTTTTCTTTCAGCTGAAGGGTCTCCAAAATATCATAAAGCTGGGTTTGTGATTCATAATTGACAACCAGCTGAAAAGCATGTGGATCAATAGCTGGGCTGTATGAGCCAGCAGAAGGGCAGTGACTTTGGCTTCAAACTGAATTtagtgtctgtgaaagtgtctGTTACTTGAGTTGCATTATGGGTAAGTAGAGCCTTATTGCTTCACAGCTTAATGGATAAAGACTTATACTAAAAGCTATTCCCGTAAGGAAACGTGTTCTCCAGTATTTTGTCTTTAACACTACCTCATCATTATAGGTTAACATCATATAACTTAGGCTCATTAAATGTGAATGATAGCCtacataatttaaaaacagagactgtGCAGCATGAGATATTTTCAATTCTGACTTTCTTCTTTGTTGTCCACTGTAACTGATAGTGCTCTTCATATATGAAACAACATTCATTATGCAATTTGGAGGAATGTGTTTTCCTTTACGACTAATTCGTTATTTCCACAGCAATAATTTTTATTCCAAGTGTCTGCAAAACTCAAGGTTTTAAGCTCACAATATTCGTGCATTGCATCTTGTGTGAATATTTCAGAGCTTTTCTGTATGATGAGTGACTTAAAGATGGCTGCATTGATCATATCAAGGTGAAAACAGTTAGCATTCATCAATCAAGTGCTGATAATCCACTACAAAGCCTCGAGTTAGTGCCAGGGTCTGCAAGATATTGTTTCATCATGATACCTCATGTTATGGCTGGATGTGAATCAGATTGAAATGTATAGCATCTATTCCTCTatgtgacctacaaaagcaaacaagaccatcagagagagaataaagatTGTTTTCTATGATTTGTTTGTTCTCCCTGCTGCAGCTATATGTGTCAGATAAGGTGATTAAAAGCagactgcagaaacagcctttaaaaaaacatgtttttcaacactgaagattaaata carries:
- the lcmt1 gene encoding leucine carboxyl methyltransferase 1, coding for MASRQPFTDTDTADEAVRATCDDATTCKRFATSKSYWKDPYIQYFARSVGERKAPEINRGYYARVQGVNRLLDAFIRKAECDCQVINLGAGLDTTFWRLKDENLMPRKFFEVDFPTVVSRKIHNIKTKPPLSKPLIETHSTDALLLDAHSLDSDRYCIIGADLRDISSLDEKLKKFQLNPELPTLLLSECVLVYMTPSQSSNIVHWAAETFHTAMFINYEQVNMSDRFGQVMIENLLRRQCTLSGVEACQSLDSQKERFLKTGWEHADALDMMTVYSMLPQDDVARIESLEFLDERELLQQLLQHYSICWATKDRLNLGLSQLGF